A single region of the Thermoplasmata archaeon genome encodes:
- a CDS encoding acyl-CoA dehydrogenase family protein produces the protein MDFRLTDEQRLVQETARDFVDRELIPHVREWEAKGEVPRSFYGKMAGLGFLGAPVPEKYGGAGMDYVSFMLLVEELSRGSSSVRTTVSVQTSLSETSLMWFASEEQKRRWLVPLAKGEKFGAWALTEPEAGSDAGNLQTTARLDGDEWVLNGQKRFISNGSIADFVQVYAREPGTKRHEGISLFLVPRDAPGFKVTNVETTSKLGLRASPTADLAFEDCRIPKENLIGKKGDGWTQAMRTLNSGRIGIAAGAVGVARAALEAASRYVKERKAFGRPIGDFQLIREMIAQSAVEIDAARLLTLRAAHLRDQGLDNTLEVSMAKLFGAQMAQRVTDWAIQVHGGYGFSGEFDVERYYRDARILGLYEGTNEIQKLIIAERILGPSGKA, from the coding sequence ATGGACTTCCGATTGACGGACGAGCAGCGGCTCGTCCAGGAGACCGCTCGCGATTTCGTGGACCGCGAGCTGATCCCCCACGTCCGCGAATGGGAGGCGAAGGGCGAGGTACCTCGATCCTTCTACGGGAAGATGGCAGGCCTCGGGTTCCTCGGCGCCCCGGTCCCGGAGAAGTACGGCGGCGCGGGCATGGACTACGTGTCGTTCATGCTCCTCGTGGAGGAGCTGAGCCGCGGGTCGTCGTCGGTCCGCACGACGGTCTCCGTGCAGACGTCCCTCTCCGAGACGTCCCTCATGTGGTTCGCGAGCGAGGAACAGAAACGGCGGTGGCTCGTGCCGCTCGCGAAGGGCGAGAAGTTCGGTGCGTGGGCGTTGACCGAGCCGGAGGCGGGAAGCGATGCGGGGAACTTGCAGACGACGGCGCGCCTCGATGGGGACGAATGGGTCCTGAACGGTCAGAAACGGTTCATCTCGAACGGGAGCATCGCGGACTTCGTCCAGGTGTACGCGCGAGAGCCGGGGACGAAACGGCACGAGGGGATCTCGCTCTTCCTGGTGCCGAGGGACGCGCCCGGGTTCAAGGTCACGAACGTCGAGACGACGTCGAAGCTCGGCCTCCGGGCGAGCCCGACCGCCGACTTGGCCTTCGAGGATTGCCGCATCCCAAAGGAGAACCTCATCGGCAAGAAGGGCGACGGCTGGACGCAGGCGATGAGGACGCTGAACAGCGGCCGGATCGGCATCGCCGCCGGGGCGGTCGGCGTCGCACGGGCGGCGCTCGAGGCCGCGTCGAGGTACGTGAAGGAGCGCAAGGCGTTCGGCCGGCCGATCGGGGACTTCCAGCTCATCCGCGAGATGATCGCGCAGTCCGCCGTCGAGATCGACGCGGCCCGGCTCCTCACGCTCCGCGCGGCGCACCTCCGAGACCAAGGCCTCGACAACACCCTCGAGGTGTCGATGGCGAAGCTGTTCGGCGCCCAGATGGCCCAGCGGGTGACGGACTGGGCGATCCAAGTCCACGGCGGGTACGGATTCAGCGGGGAGTTCGACGTCGAACGGTACTATCGCGACGCCCGAATCCTGGGCCTCTACGAGGGCACGAACGAGATCCAGAAACTGATCATCGCGGAGCGAATCCTCGGACCGTCGGGGAAGGCGTGA
- a CDS encoding HIT family protein produces MPSNDPDCIFCKIVRREAPASLIHEDRTTMAFMDIRPMNPGHVLVVPKAHGAYLEDLPEGSVGPILEVGRKVAAALRRSGVRCEAVSLYLANGEEAGQEVFHVHLHVIPRFRGDGFGLRVSPGYGRIVERAHLDDLAGKIRGAMGDQ; encoded by the coding sequence ATGCCGTCGAACGACCCGGACTGCATCTTCTGCAAGATCGTCCGAAGGGAGGCGCCCGCGAGCCTCATCCACGAGGACCGGACCACCATGGCGTTCATGGACATCCGTCCGATGAATCCGGGGCACGTGCTCGTCGTCCCGAAAGCCCACGGCGCGTACTTGGAGGACCTGCCGGAAGGGAGCGTCGGTCCGATCCTGGAAGTCGGACGGAAGGTCGCCGCGGCCCTCCGACGGAGCGGGGTTCGGTGCGAGGCTGTGAGCCTTTACCTGGCCAACGGCGAAGAGGCGGGTCAAGAGGTCTTCCACGTGCACCTCCACGTGATCCCGCGGTTCCGCGGGGATGGGTTCGGGTTGCGCGTCAGCCCCGGCTACGGGCGGATCGTCGAACGGGCGCACCTTGACGATCTCGCGGGCAAGATTCGCGGCGCGATGGGCGATCAGTGA
- a CDS encoding hemerythrin domain-containing protein, with protein MGDVPDDDPFSSVLAGHADFVDKLTELEATLDEMMATREASEENGMLLDEAIRFFDEELLPFLAAEDEAILPKLEAAIGRYGTLVNVVAYEHAEIHRGVEKFKAARQALSRDPSWSAIQEINRHGIFLVQFLWDHFRKERTSLYPTARERLPPSDLEAIRVRFAH; from the coding sequence ATGGGGGACGTCCCGGACGACGATCCGTTCTCCTCGGTCCTCGCGGGCCACGCGGACTTCGTCGACAAGCTGACGGAGCTCGAGGCGACCCTCGATGAGATGATGGCGACGCGGGAAGCGAGCGAAGAGAACGGGATGCTCCTCGACGAAGCGATCCGGTTTTTCGACGAGGAGCTGCTGCCCTTCCTGGCGGCGGAGGACGAGGCGATCCTCCCCAAGCTCGAGGCGGCGATTGGTCGGTATGGGACCCTCGTGAACGTCGTGGCCTACGAGCACGCCGAGATCCACCGGGGCGTCGAGAAATTCAAGGCCGCCCGCCAGGCGCTGAGCCGCGACCCTTCCTGGTCCGCCATCCAGGAGATCAACCGCCATGGGATCTTCCTGGTGCAGTTCCTGTGGGACCACTTCCGGAAGGAACGGACGAGCCTCTACCCGACAGCCCGCGAGCGCCTCCCGCCGTCGGACCTGGAAGCGATCCGAGTCCGATTCGCTCACTGA
- the asnS gene encoding asparagine--tRNA ligase, with protein sequence MVSVGDILKGRHVGETVELRGWIYRTRTVGGKAFVVLRDSTGIIQTTIAKDVVPPDAFAAAEKALIESAVVVKGTVTKDKRAPGGYEVRATDFRVVHFAEKFPIQEDPSEEFLLDIRHLWVRSQRMTAIFRVRHTAFEAVHDYFREQGFWEVHPPMITSAGSEGGTTLFELEYFGRKAHLTQSWQLYAEALVLAMERIYYIGPSFRAEKSRTTRHLTEYWHAEMEQAWAGMDEVIKHAEGVISHACQRVAEERPDDVAALGRTPEFLKAVKPPFERLTYDEALKRLKAKGLDHQWGKDLRTLEERALTEGTSKPIVVTHYPRITQAFYKARDPTHPDLVLAFDVIGGDGVGELVGGSERETDLETIKKALVEQGEDPKAYEWYLDSRRYGSVQHAGFGMGMERLLQWICKLEHIRDAVPFPRTPARFAP encoded by the coding sequence ATGGTCTCCGTCGGAGACATCCTGAAAGGGCGCCACGTCGGCGAGACGGTCGAGCTGCGCGGCTGGATCTACCGCACGCGGACCGTCGGAGGCAAAGCCTTCGTGGTCCTCCGGGACTCGACCGGGATTATTCAGACGACGATCGCCAAAGACGTCGTGCCGCCGGACGCATTCGCAGCCGCCGAGAAGGCGCTCATCGAGTCCGCGGTCGTGGTGAAGGGGACGGTCACGAAAGACAAGCGCGCCCCGGGCGGCTACGAAGTCCGGGCGACGGATTTTCGGGTCGTGCACTTCGCGGAGAAGTTCCCGATCCAGGAGGACCCAAGCGAGGAGTTCCTCCTCGACATCCGGCACCTCTGGGTCCGCTCCCAGCGGATGACGGCGATCTTCCGCGTCCGTCATACGGCGTTCGAGGCGGTCCACGATTACTTCCGCGAACAGGGATTCTGGGAAGTCCACCCGCCCATGATCACGTCCGCGGGGAGCGAGGGCGGCACGACCCTCTTCGAGTTGGAGTACTTCGGCCGCAAAGCCCACCTCACGCAGTCGTGGCAGCTGTACGCCGAGGCGCTCGTCCTCGCGATGGAGAGGATCTACTACATCGGTCCGTCGTTCCGTGCAGAGAAGTCCCGGACGACCCGCCACCTCACGGAGTATTGGCACGCGGAGATGGAGCAGGCGTGGGCCGGCATGGACGAGGTGATCAAGCACGCCGAGGGCGTGATCTCGCACGCGTGCCAGAGGGTCGCCGAGGAACGACCGGACGACGTGGCGGCGCTCGGCCGGACGCCGGAGTTCCTGAAGGCCGTCAAGCCGCCGTTCGAGCGGCTGACGTACGACGAGGCGCTCAAGCGCCTCAAGGCGAAGGGCCTGGACCACCAGTGGGGCAAGGACCTCCGGACGCTCGAGGAGCGCGCGCTCACGGAAGGCACGTCGAAGCCGATCGTGGTGACGCACTACCCGCGGATCACGCAGGCGTTTTACAAGGCGCGGGACCCCACGCACCCGGATCTCGTCCTCGCCTTCGACGTGATCGGCGGCGACGGCGTCGGCGAGCTGGTCGGCGGGAGCGAGCGGGAGACGGACCTCGAGACGATCAAGAAAGCGCTCGTCGAGCAGGGCGAGGATCCGAAGGCGTACGAGTGGTACCTCGATTCCCGCCGATACGGGAGCGTCCAGCACGCAGGGTTCGGGATGGGGATGGAGAGACTCCTCCAGTGGATCTGCAAGCTCGAACACATCCGCGACGCCGTCCCGTTCCCGAGGACGCCCGCGCGGTTCGCGCCGTAG
- a CDS encoding N-acetyltransferase translates to MRSDGALLRTAGPDDLEALYRFEVLCFQEHRFRRDHVDWILRNRQALTLVEDGPEGVEAAVMLLFEGVVCRILSIAVAPDARRRGTGTTMMHAAEAICGERRVSTVRLEVSTENLGAIEFYRRLGYRTDGVLYGYYSWGEDAYSMRKTIMPAEPVAVRRRAGFIFRNK, encoded by the coding sequence GTGCGGTCCGACGGCGCCTTGTTGCGCACCGCCGGTCCCGACGATCTCGAGGCGCTCTATCGATTCGAGGTCCTTTGCTTCCAAGAGCACCGGTTCCGCCGCGACCATGTGGACTGGATCCTGCGGAACCGGCAGGCCCTCACCCTCGTCGAGGACGGCCCCGAAGGCGTCGAGGCCGCGGTGATGCTCCTGTTCGAGGGCGTCGTATGCCGAATCCTCTCCATCGCGGTCGCCCCGGATGCCCGCCGTCGCGGGACCGGAACGACGATGATGCACGCCGCCGAGGCGATCTGCGGCGAGCGACGCGTGTCGACAGTCCGTCTCGAAGTCAGCACGGAAAACCTGGGAGCCATCGAGTTCTATCGGCGGCTCGGATACCGGACGGACGGCGTGCTGTACGGCTATTACTCCTGGGGCGAGGACGCCTACAGCATGCGGAAGACGATCATGCCCGCGGAGCCGGTCGCGGTCCGCCGACGCGCAGGATTCATCTTCCGTAATAAATAG
- a CDS encoding pyruvoyl-dependent arginine decarboxylase yields the protein MLPIPTKFFVTSGKAVSKVSDLNAFDEALQNAGLSEQNIVSVSSVLPIGIKPVRKRDLPMGAITFCVLAQQRGGEGETISAGIAYGFRDDGFGGYVAEGHMHGTKTSLREVMEWKMGSMAKLRGIKFRAIDYRIEELSIPMDHYGVCLAGLVFLP from the coding sequence ATGCTCCCGATTCCCACGAAATTTTTCGTCACGTCGGGCAAGGCTGTCTCCAAGGTGTCCGACCTGAACGCGTTCGATGAGGCGCTGCAGAACGCCGGCCTGTCGGAACAGAACATCGTGTCCGTGTCGTCCGTGCTCCCGATCGGCATCAAACCCGTCCGGAAGAGGGACCTGCCGATGGGCGCGATCACGTTTTGCGTCCTCGCGCAGCAACGGGGAGGGGAGGGGGAGACGATCTCCGCCGGGATCGCCTACGGTTTCCGGGACGACGGATTCGGCGGGTACGTCGCGGAGGGGCACATGCACGGCACGAAGACCTCCCTCCGAGAGGTCATGGAATGGAAGATGGGGAGCATGGCGAAGCTGCGAGGGATCAAGTTCCGGGCCATCGACTACCGGATCGAAGAGCTGAGCATCCCGATGGACCACTACGGGGTGTGTCTCGCGGGCCTCGTGTTCCTCCCGTGA
- a CDS encoding DUF1922 domain-containing protein — protein sequence MYGVIVCPRCRRAKGVDLRQKTTSCACGFEIRVMPARVRARADSPRELAPLVARVSAEIAGGAREFERALAPGKRARSRDVHARVVAAVPRQGDRSVRVRTAAVELSRELELFTLDDWNKVLSGLGIPDPQAALDALIQANVVFEPKRGFYRTVGLTA from the coding sequence ATGTACGGCGTCATCGTGTGCCCACGTTGCAGACGCGCGAAGGGCGTGGACCTCCGCCAGAAGACGACGAGCTGCGCGTGCGGTTTCGAGATTCGCGTGATGCCGGCGAGGGTCCGCGCGCGGGCGGACTCCCCGAGAGAACTCGCGCCCCTTGTCGCACGCGTCAGCGCGGAGATCGCCGGCGGAGCCCGGGAATTCGAGCGGGCGCTCGCCCCAGGCAAACGGGCACGGAGCCGCGACGTGCACGCCCGGGTCGTCGCCGCGGTCCCGCGGCAAGGCGACCGGTCCGTCCGGGTCCGCACCGCCGCCGTCGAGCTCTCGCGAGAACTCGAGCTGTTCACGCTCGACGACTGGAACAAGGTCCTCTCAGGGCTCGGCATCCCGGACCCCCAGGCCGCCCTCGACGCTTTGATCCAGGCGAACGTCGTCTTCGAACCGAAACGGGGCTTCTACCGGACCGTCGGGCTCACGGCCTGA
- a CDS encoding tetratricopeptide repeat protein, with protein MPGKQPRVLCPVCQEPIPPDETECENCGAFVIDEAVVRLSRALGLDREKALKLFEQGFRHPDQLRDRDPDAVLENGEVGLLFICTNCGGFVAGGDLKCPRCSAEFEPDTEEVGAAEEDILDIVLCPICGADNDVATPECEICGEPLMEGILPKPTPEPAKAPEALTTEEVLARVDDFLEHFEPPPPEVAPPTPTPKPPTERPSPPAEPDVAPVPRPPAAPAPAPSLPEPVAVKVPRPLPRPAIQPTPAIKPTPPEPDLPAPPPNRRSAGMSEPPTPPVLPTKQVRVPAPSPRVRRAARPRRIELRLSPEAASGIVLAGAASLALSGILRQPFVAAGVVAVFLAVCGVLVLQLLRDGISGLPRPDGLLLIAGIALQVGGVSLGADPRATTTAVGLALGSVVPLAWSTRRLAVGRWRDLLAVAGAIPLAGLALVAAVSPATVGTFAWFVGIIGAVPWPAALATAEIRRRQAMSILRRELILAERDMARQNYERSLQEYDRAIAATRAGVPGAEIPWYGKGATLILLGRYEEALRAIDKALDINPRNEVAWVNKGNALTKMGHLVDALRCFNAAIKVHPGYEVAWNNKGNALARLGKYEEALQAYERALAIDPGYRGAWVNKGFVLTKLGRFDEATSCADRALHLAPGVRAEPA; from the coding sequence ATGCCCGGGAAACAGCCCCGGGTCCTGTGTCCCGTCTGCCAGGAGCCCATCCCTCCGGACGAGACGGAGTGCGAGAACTGCGGGGCCTTCGTCATCGACGAAGCGGTCGTCCGGCTCAGCCGAGCCCTAGGGCTCGACCGCGAAAAGGCGCTCAAGCTGTTCGAACAGGGGTTCCGTCATCCGGATCAACTGAGGGACCGCGACCCGGATGCCGTCCTGGAGAACGGGGAGGTCGGATTGTTGTTCATCTGCACGAACTGCGGAGGCTTCGTGGCGGGCGGCGACCTGAAGTGTCCCCGATGCTCCGCCGAATTCGAGCCGGATACGGAGGAGGTCGGCGCGGCCGAGGAAGACATCCTCGACATCGTCCTCTGTCCGATCTGTGGCGCCGACAACGACGTTGCCACGCCGGAATGCGAGATTTGCGGAGAGCCTCTAATGGAGGGCATCTTGCCGAAGCCCACGCCGGAACCCGCGAAGGCGCCCGAGGCGCTCACGACGGAGGAGGTGCTCGCTCGGGTCGATGACTTCCTCGAACACTTCGAACCTCCCCCGCCGGAAGTGGCGCCGCCCACGCCGACCCCGAAACCTCCGACGGAACGGCCCTCGCCACCCGCGGAGCCCGACGTCGCGCCAGTACCACGTCCGCCCGCCGCCCCGGCCCCTGCGCCGAGCCTTCCCGAGCCGGTCGCCGTGAAGGTCCCGAGACCCCTACCAAGGCCCGCAATCCAACCGACGCCCGCAATCAAGCCCACGCCGCCAGAGCCCGATCTCCCCGCGCCCCCGCCGAATCGCCGCTCGGCGGGCATGTCCGAGCCGCCGACGCCTCCCGTCCTGCCGACCAAACAGGTCCGGGTCCCCGCGCCGAGCCCGCGTGTCCGCCGGGCGGCACGGCCGCGTCGGATCGAACTCCGCCTATCACCGGAAGCCGCGAGTGGCATCGTCCTCGCAGGCGCCGCGAGCCTGGCCCTATCCGGGATCCTGCGGCAGCCGTTCGTCGCGGCGGGGGTCGTGGCGGTTTTCCTCGCCGTGTGCGGGGTGCTCGTCCTGCAACTTCTCCGAGACGGCATCTCCGGTCTCCCCCGGCCCGACGGACTCCTGCTGATCGCGGGCATCGCCCTCCAGGTGGGCGGGGTCTCCCTCGGGGCGGACCCCCGGGCGACGACGACGGCGGTGGGACTCGCGCTCGGTTCCGTGGTCCCCCTCGCCTGGTCGACCCGACGTCTGGCGGTCGGCCGCTGGAGGGACCTCCTTGCGGTCGCGGGTGCGATCCCCCTCGCGGGCCTGGCCCTCGTCGCCGCGGTCAGTCCGGCCACCGTGGGGACGTTCGCGTGGTTCGTCGGAATCATCGGGGCCGTCCCGTGGCCCGCGGCGCTCGCGACCGCCGAGATCCGGAGGCGCCAGGCGATGTCGATCCTGCGTCGGGAACTGATCCTCGCGGAGCGCGATATGGCGCGCCAGAACTACGAACGGTCCCTGCAGGAGTACGATCGGGCGATCGCCGCGACCCGAGCGGGCGTCCCCGGCGCCGAGATCCCCTGGTACGGGAAAGGCGCGACGCTCATCCTCCTCGGTCGGTATGAGGAAGCGCTGCGGGCGATCGACAAGGCGCTCGACATCAACCCGCGCAACGAGGTGGCGTGGGTCAACAAAGGCAACGCCCTCACGAAGATGGGGCACCTCGTCGACGCCTTGCGATGCTTCAACGCCGCGATCAAGGTCCATCCGGGGTACGAGGTCGCCTGGAACAACAAGGGAAACGCGCTCGCGCGCCTCGGGAAATACGAGGAGGCGCTGCAGGCGTACGAGCGGGCGCTCGCCATCGATCCAGGGTATCGCGGGGCGTGGGTCAACAAGGGTTTCGTCCTGACGAAACTCGGACGCTTCGACGAGGCCACCTCGTGCGCCGACCGCGCCTTGCACCTCGCGCCCGGCGTGAGGGCGGAACCGGCGTAG
- a CDS encoding VOC family protein gives MAILGIDTVAVVVSDRRKAIRWYRDVLGLDVAYIGPSTPDPDASVQGTPEHAGHWIEMGPFRPRTRVHVCEMKPTEPGPTGITFLTDDILSDYERMQAKGAEFLDAPQKMEWGEWLGRFVDPDGNEFDLKQPIAADESGSSA, from the coding sequence ATGGCCATCCTCGGCATCGACACGGTCGCGGTCGTCGTCTCCGATCGGCGCAAGGCGATCCGCTGGTATCGCGACGTCCTCGGGCTCGACGTCGCTTACATCGGACCGAGCACGCCGGATCCGGACGCCTCGGTGCAAGGCACACCGGAGCACGCGGGCCATTGGATCGAGATGGGTCCGTTCCGTCCGCGGACTCGGGTCCACGTTTGCGAGATGAAGCCGACGGAGCCTGGGCCGACCGGCATCACGTTCCTCACGGACGACATCCTCTCGGACTACGAGCGGATGCAGGCGAAGGGGGCAGAGTTCCTCGACGCACCGCAAAAGATGGAATGGGGCGAGTGGCTCGGTCGATTCGTCGATCCGGACGGGAACGAGTTCGACCTCAAGCAGCCGATCGCGGCGGACGAATCGGGGTCCTCGGCCTAG